The window AGTCTAGCTATGTGAAATAAGAATGAGGATTTTCTGCACGCCCCCGCACGCGTAGGctccaaatcgacttccacaCGCGCAAACCCACAAGATTAACATCGACTTGTGCATGCTCCGATACCATGTAGAATAAGCCACTTAACTCCTTTAAAAAGTCTTATAAGGGGAAAGAAATATccaataatatatactccgtATGTGAGATAAGATTATTACCAATTTgatgtgggacagaattgTGAGAAAATGGTTTTGGAGAATTGAAATGATTTGCaaagaaaatatttcttttaatccAGATTGCATAATTGCATCATGTCTCAAATGCCACATAAGTTTATGTATGACTAAATATGCTGCAtggatttaaattataataggAAAAATTCATTATGGGAATTTTTTACAAtccaaaaaattactaatatttccGACCATAGTAAAAGGACATGTGAAATAGTGTCTTTATACTaaagtttgtaattttaatgaatacCCCATCCTTCCATAAaatcttcttattttatcattttgggatgtccattgaaaatagtctcatttcaaaaatgaaaactttttttcatactttattcgtcttttctctttctctcttactttttctcatctttcttactcGTTCTTtcctctcatactttattcatttcttctctagttctcttatttttttatttttttattaaaatctgtCACGTCCATAACTGAGATTAATTTTAGCAGACAAAGCGAGCATCATCTCTTTTTATTACAAGAACTAATAAGAGAACACTgatttgtgttgaaaagtcATTTTTGAATGGTCGGTcaatttatgaataattaagaaaaggaaatgtcCAACGTACGAATCCAGAAGACTGGCCATCCTTCATTATTGCCAAAAGTCGTCATCATTTTGCTTATGGAAAAGTAATCTCAACATTTTTCTTGTATAGACACTTCTGCTTTAGTATTTGTGTGTATTATCCCcttctaaattaatttggagTGCATATGTTCTGGGGTTAATTCATGTGCCCTTcatttaattacttatttttctttatatagaAAGTTATGCAacggcatgaattttaaaatatatttttaattgttaaaataagagattgaaaaaatagtacaaaTAGTACCCCCTCtctcccattaaaaatgatctattttcctttttaatttgttccaattaaaatgactcattactacaaatggaaatggaaagaCATTTAcctctactttatttcatttatcttactttcctctctccacttaatacacaaaataaaattgtataaaatttcgtgccgcccaaggaatGAATTATCTTCATtaggacgaatggagtatatattaaaagaaatagtattaatGGATTGTGTGGTTCAACATCGCCTCAAAAGAAATCTATGGGCatagtataaaattgattaGATTTACACGAAGATGgagaaaaatcataaacattACGTTGAATATTCAAGAGGTAAGCATGGTTTAATTAACTTAGTTAGATTACTTCACAAGACTGTTACTATTTCCTAGCGACTAAATTTGACTGCagtgtcaatttttttaatctaaggATACATTAGAAATTGTTAATATTCTACAATGTCAAGTCTCCGGTTCAAGTTTAAATTTATCCAATTCTAGAAACAATTCAAGGATTAATCCAGTCTTGCAGACTTACTtaaatgtgatcaaatgatgACTATAATGTGATGTTAGATTTTATGAACTTGACACAATTTTATTCATCAAACTTATTATCCTGAGATCTATCTATATCTAATATCTTctattcttaatttttcaaaCCATTCCACCCTTATAATCCTTAGGCTAATGTGGCtcccaaaaatagaaattttagaattacTAAAATAGTAGTTCAATAAATAGCAGGACTCGTATTATTAGTAGTGAATTGTGAAAATATATGTCGACGTGGATTAACTTTGTGGATGGACGAAAATGACAAgaatagattatttttatgggactgAGAGAGTATGAATTGAGATTTTCAACTATGAATTCGTACGTTCCGtccaaattaatgaataatctTGGTTGACTAGTATTTAAACGAATGACAAAAGTAAATCTcacaactaaataaaataaacaacattataatcttaattttagATAAAGAGACTAGTAAAAGTTGTCATTATAATCAAAGGCCAACCCTGCCCTTTATTCAACAAGTCTAGTAAAATAAGCATTCACCAGGAACACAGACTTTATTGGGGAGGAAATTATATGAGTATATATTAGTAGATCTTATTATTGGTAACTGAAATAAACATTCTTCTACTCCCCGCTCATAAATTCATGGAACCCTGCAATATTATTAACCAACGTTAGccaacataaataaattatgaaaaaaaattaaaagagaggATATAGTAGTCAGTAGTGACCGGCTATATTCAATTCGGATTTTTCCCGCTTTAGGGTCAGCAATTAGGTTGAAAGCATGCTCAGACAGATCGATCTGGTTGGTGGCGCAACCAGGGCAAAGATCAACGATGGTGACAGTGATGGGGCCGTTGCGGCATGGCTGCGGCACCCCTAGGTTGGTAGCTCCGGTGCACCGTATTGTGTACCTTTGCCCGCAGGCTGCACGATTGTTGAACAGTGCAGGATTTGCAGCTGCTACCATCTGGCCTTTGTCTTGGTAACCGTAGCATGATGATGCTGCagtaatcaaattataattaaaaatgtaatgctatataattttgtttgtgattcgattatttttttaattttattttttaatttttaatattaaaaaaaataattgaataacgaacaaaattaaattagctagaagttatttttataattttaatttttataattaatatatttaagaattcataatattttcattttaaggtAAGATTCAGAAAAATATTTGGcataaaatgattgaaaaagtgaagtgaAAACTTCATTTGAAGCACTCAaactataagaaaatattatactacccAATATAGATAGattaaatatcatattcaGTACCTAGGTATTCCATTTTTATGAAAGTCCAAAAATGTCCTCCATGCCTTGGGGATATTTTTAGTGTAAAATTGTGatgaatagtaaaaaaatatttaacacAAATGTGATGACACCATAGTCTAGGATATACccatgatatttttatagtcCCAGGACTATTGGCATGCAAAATATAACCCTAAAGGACCATTTGCATAGTTCACTATGAATATAACTTacagaaagagaaagagagaaaaaggagTGTCTTACGAACGAGAGGGCCGTAGTAAGTGGCGGTTCCAGAGATAGCAGATGCCATGGAGATTATGGTAGCTGCAGCAAGTGAAAACATAATCATTTTTGCGAAAgccattttaaaattatatcgTAATTCTTATATCACTGAAAATTTGTTTGAGCTTTGGTTATCTTGCATATTCCGATGGAAATGTGGTCTATTTATAGTAGAATGTTAATATTGATCTTCACATAGATAATCAATGCATAGTGAAATCTAATTAACTTGTTTCGTCATTTACATATGTATTGATGACGATCTAATAATAGAgtaaagttaattaaaaaatttgtttcGTGATCTTCGTAGTTTATTATCAACATCACCAATTTGTTCATGggcaataattattttttaaattatgaaatatttgtaataaaattattatgtttatatactacgtgtattaataatttagaaaataatataaattcaaaacaacaaaatattgtAACCCCACTTCCCCATAAATCGTACTAGTACATTTATAAATGGCATAATAATgtttataaattgaatatatgaatcttatttttaatagttcataattgataaattataggAGTGAGAATGACAAAAATGTGGTTAACTTCATAATCTTAAATATAGTtcataatcttatttttaatagttcataatcttatttttttaatagttcttaaatagaaattttttaaatatacgcaaactaaaatgaaaaagatgactgattttttatttaaaaaaatgaatatattgcATTTAATTGGGACTATTTTTCGttgacggaggaagtactatattACTTGCGCAATTGATTAACttcaaaattctaaattctcaaatataatgatattataaattaattaaatgactTGTTagcaaaaaaattttattgctgattcatttgaattttcagttggtatattaattgaaaaaaaaaagtaattaatttaaatcatctTTGATATCGGTTAACTcaattgaaacaaataaaaaaaaaaaacaactgcAGTGCACAATtaatttgagtttaatttgAGTTTCTTTTAGTATCAATTGAAATAAGgcaattaatttcaatttctcttgGCATGTtaattcaaatgaaaaaattcatcacCATTTTGTGTATGCGGAAAATAACTACAACATTTTTATCTATAGACAATTTCTATATCAGTATTTGTGTGCATACACAAAGTTgggttattatttttatattaaattggcaGCTAAATGTTCCCATAATATAAATTCCCTTGGTAAttgagtagttttttttatttcacttattttgaaaatataataataaataattaaaataattaaaataaaatatgagaagaataatacaaataaaaaccttctctatattttctcaactttaactatttattattatttttttcaaaacgggTGCAAAAAAAATCTTGGAACGAAGAgcgtattattattattcaaattttttatttgtcatgaaaataaaaaatgaaatcgaTTAAAACCGAAAAGTAATGAAATCGGAGAAGTAATTAAGATCATATAAAGTGGTGGAATTTATTTTGTCCCagattcattcaattttacacgttgaaatatggaaaaaatTTCCGCAGCCGTGCCACAAATTTCCACTGATATTAATTGTTAATAGACAAAATCCACACgaaatttaatggaaaattATGAATGAAGATATAGCAAAGTGAGTTCGAATAATATGTATACCTCTAAAATGAgaatttttatatgtaaaactttttaattaatttaaataatctaATTACAGAAAAGAAGCCCCTATAGGACTATATATGTACGAATGATTTTACTATGCACACA is drawn from Salvia hispanica cultivar TCC Black 2014 chromosome 6, UniMelb_Shisp_WGS_1.0, whole genome shotgun sequence and contains these coding sequences:
- the LOC125191652 gene encoding EG45-like domain containing protein; the protein is MAFAKMIMFSLAAATIISMASAISGTATYYGPLVPSSCYGYQDKGQMVAAANPALFNNRAACGQRYTIRCTGATNLGVPQPCRNGPITVTIVDLCPGCATNQIDLSEHAFNLIADPKAGKIRIEYSRVP